From one Planococcus citri chromosome 3, ihPlaCitr1.1, whole genome shotgun sequence genomic stretch:
- the LOC135839076 gene encoding probable inactive tRNA-specific adenosine deaminase-like protein 3, which yields MESHQPNKKLKPNQCPVLAAPQVVLDDECHGGVRLTDAYIGRVVDKSLIGTLIQDLKTVLPMPTRLGHLKRVKGNEVILAMADEIDKSECSRLVRDKLPQLDSVICSAKVPLGPLRSKRQHQEASSYWSCGFHPDKQLESMLSGQFFSQDELTKHYKYMRMAIDEARKNNSHSAAFIVDPKRDQIMGSGFDNRLTNPALHASVAALDTVAKNQCDTLPSRLKPDDVKASGSAEKLGEDVEIEKRKKPDDEIPYLCTGYDIYVTREPCLMCAMAMVHCRIRRVFYGCGTQHGALGTKTKLHTQTQLNHHYLVFKGILGEECEKLMSSKEALSC from the coding sequence ATGGAATCACACCAACCAAACAAGAAACTGAAACCGAACCAATGCCCGGTGTTGGCCGCACCTCAGGTCGTATTAGATGACGAGTGTCACGGTGGCGTTCGATTAACGGACGCTTATATAGGCCGAGTCGTCGATAAAAGCCTTATTGGCACTTTGATACAAGATTTAAAAACCGTATTGCCAATGCCTACTCGATTAGGTCACTTGAAACGAGTCAAAGGCAACGAGGTGATTTTAGCCATGGCCGACGAAATCGATAAATCCGAATGCTCGCGATTGGTTCGTGATAAACTACCTCAGTTAGATAGTGTCATCTGTTCGGCCAAAGTCCCGTTGGGACCTTTGAGATCAAAACGCCAGCATCAAGAAGCCAGCTCGTATTGGTCGTGTGGTTTTCATCCCGATAAACAGCTCGAATCTATGTTATCGgggcaatttttttcgcaaGATGAGCTCACGAAGCATTATAAATACATGCGAATGGCCATAGACGAAgctagaaaaaataattctcacaGTGCGGCTTTTATAGTGGATCCTAAACGAGATCAAATTATGGGATCAGGATTCGATAATCGTCTGACGAATCCAGCATTACACGCTTCGGTCGCAGCTTTAGATACGGTGGCTAAGAACCAGTGTGATACTTTACCCAGTCGACTAAAACCGGACGACGTGAAAGCTTCGGGATCTGCTGAAAAGCTCGGTGAAGATGTTGAAATTGAGAAGCGTAAAAAACCAGATGACGAAATACCGTATTTGTGTACCGGTTATGATATCTATGTTACCAGAGAGCCATGTTTGATGTGCGCAATGGCCATGGTACATTGTAGAATTCGCAGAGTGTTTTATGGATGTGGTACTCAACACGGAGCTCTGGGTACGAAAACCAAGTTGCATACGCAGACTCAGCTCAATCATCATTATCTCGTGTTCAAAGGTATTCTAGGAgaagaatgtgaaaaattgatgtcgTCGAAAGAGGCCCTTAGTTGTTGA